A DNA window from Setaria viridis chromosome 2, Setaria_viridis_v4.0, whole genome shotgun sequence contains the following coding sequences:
- the LOC117845164 gene encoding uncharacterized protein — protein MFKNTFQSGFLSILYSLGTKPLQIWDKEVVDGHIKRPQDEDIQSNVLEIIGTNVQSTYITCPADPSATLGIKLPFLAIIVKNLKKYFTFEIQVLDDKNVRRRFRASNFQSVTRVKPYICTMPLKLDDGWNNIQLNLADLTKRAYGTNYVETLRVQVHANCRLRRIYFSDRLYSEEELPPEFKLYLPIQKS, from the exons ATGTTCAAGAATACATTTCAGTCTGGGTTCCTTTCCATTCTTTATAGCCTTGG GACCAAACCATTGCAGATATGGGACAAGGAAG TTGTGGATGGGCACATTAAACGGCCTCAGGATGAGGATATCCAGTCTAATGTACTTGAAATCATTGGAACAAATGTGCAGTCAACTTACATCACATGCCCAGCTGATCCTTCTGCCACTCTTGGAATCAAGCTTCCGTTTCTGGCCATTATTGTGAAAAATCTTAAGAAATACTTCACGTTTGAGATCCAAGTTCTGGATGATAAGAATGTCCGTCGGCGATTTCGGGCATCAAATTTTCAA TCTGTTACAAGGGTGAAGCCATATATCTGCACAATGCCGTTGAAGCTTGACGATGGCTGGAACAACATTCAGTTGAACCTCGCTGATCTGACAAAAAGAGCGTATGGCACAAACTACGTTGAGACGCTCCGGGTGCAAGTTCATGCAAACTGTCGGCTCCGCAGAATTTATTTCTCGGATCGCCTCTACTCAGAGGAGGAGCTGCCACCTGAATTCAAGCTCTACCTTCCAATCCAA AAATCATAG